The following coding sequences lie in one Enterococcus sp. 9E7_DIV0242 genomic window:
- the ssb gene encoding single-stranded DNA-binding protein, which produces MINNVVLVGRLTKDPDLRYTSSGSAVATFTLAVNRNFTNASGNREADFINCVIWRKPAETLANYARKGTLLGVVGRIQTRSYDNPQGQRVYVTEVVVDNFQLLESRSQNEQRGVEGTSQGFSQTQQQNTPESFQQAHGAQGMLPGTEVPKFSGSDIDISDDDLPF; this is translated from the coding sequence ATGATTAACAATGTTGTTCTAGTCGGACGTCTCACCAAAGATCCCGATTTACGATATACAAGTAGCGGCTCAGCAGTCGCTACTTTCACACTAGCAGTAAACAGAAACTTCACGAATGCAAGTGGAAATCGTGAGGCGGATTTCATCAATTGTGTTATCTGGCGTAAACCAGCTGAGACTTTAGCAAACTATGCCCGTAAGGGTACGTTACTTGGAGTAGTTGGCAGAATACAGACAAGATCATATGACAATCCGCAAGGTCAAAGAGTTTACGTTACTGAGGTTGTAGTCGATAATTTCCAACTGTTAGAATCTCGCTCACAGAATGAGCAGAGAGGCGTGGAAGGAACTTCACAGGGATTTAGCCAAACACAACAACAGAACACGCCGGAGAGCTTCCAACAAGCACATGGAGCACAAGGAATGTTACCGGGTACGGAAGTTCCGAAGTTCAGTGGTAGCGACATCGATATCTCAGATGATGACTTGCCATTTTAA
- a CDS encoding DEAD/DEAH box helicase family protein codes for MTTKVRFGNQHPTQSVILPYEHSLCQKAIEYYEKTGRECYEWQLNLLEPIMAVDNDGLWVHQKYGFSIPRRNGKTEIVYMVELWALEEGLNTLHTAHRISTSHSSFEKMKKYLEDMGYVEGEDFNSIKAKGQERLELYESGGVIQFRTRTSSGGLGEGFDLLVIDEAQEYTIEQESALKYTVTDSDNPMTIMCGTPPTPVSSGTVFTSYREKILFGQGKYSGWAEWSVDEEKDINDIEAWYNSNPSMGYHLNERKIEAELGEDKLDHNVQRLGYWPKYNQKSAISETEWQALKVKALPALRGPLHVGIKYGNDGANVSMSIAVRTLSGKIFVESIDCQSVRNGNQWIINFLKNADVASVAIDGAAGQNILSSEMKDFKLKQPILPKVSEIIAANSAWEQGIFQKGICHTDQPSLTAVVTNSEKRNIGTNGGFGYKSQFDDMDISLMDSALLAHWACSNVKPKKKQQVRY; via the coding sequence ATGACTACTAAAGTGCGATTTGGTAATCAGCATCCTACTCAATCGGTAATTCTTCCATATGAACACAGTCTATGTCAAAAAGCAATTGAATATTATGAAAAAACGGGTCGTGAATGTTACGAGTGGCAGCTTAATTTATTAGAGCCTATTATGGCCGTTGACAATGATGGCTTGTGGGTACATCAAAAATACGGTTTTTCAATTCCGCGACGAAATGGTAAAACAGAAATAGTATATATGGTTGAACTTTGGGCGCTAGAAGAGGGCTTAAACACGCTTCATACAGCACACCGGATTAGTACGTCTCATTCCTCGTTCGAAAAGATGAAAAAGTATCTTGAAGATATGGGGTATGTCGAAGGCGAGGATTTTAATTCAATAAAAGCCAAAGGACAGGAACGCTTGGAACTGTATGAGAGCGGTGGGGTTATCCAATTCAGGACTAGAACATCAAGTGGTGGACTTGGAGAAGGATTTGATTTGCTAGTTATTGATGAAGCCCAAGAGTACACAATAGAGCAAGAATCAGCGTTGAAGTACACGGTAACTGATAGCGATAATCCTATGACAATCATGTGTGGTACACCGCCGACACCAGTTTCTAGTGGTACTGTATTTACTAGTTATCGGGAAAAAATTCTCTTTGGACAGGGCAAATATTCCGGTTGGGCTGAATGGTCAGTCGATGAAGAAAAGGATATCAATGATATAGAAGCTTGGTACAACTCTAATCCATCGATGGGCTATCATTTAAATGAACGTAAGATAGAGGCGGAGCTAGGCGAGGATAAACTTGATCATAACGTTCAACGTCTTGGTTATTGGCCTAAATACAATCAAAAATCAGCTATTTCAGAAACTGAGTGGCAAGCGTTGAAAGTTAAAGCTTTGCCGGCTCTTAGAGGTCCGTTGCACGTTGGTATAAAGTACGGTAATGATGGCGCGAATGTGTCTATGAGCATTGCGGTTCGTACCTTATCAGGAAAAATCTTTGTTGAATCGATCGATTGTCAATCTGTACGGAATGGGAATCAATGGATCATTAATTTTCTAAAAAATGCTGATGTTGCGAGTGTGGCGATTGATGGAGCGGCCGGACAGAACATTCTTTCTAGTGAGATGAAGGATTTCAAACTGAAACAACCAATATTACCGAAAGTTTCAGAAATCATCGCTGCAAATTCAGCATGGGAGCAGGGAATATTCCAAAAGGGTATCTGTCACACGGATCAACCGTCACTTACTGCAGTAGTAACCAACTCCGAAAAACGAAACATTGGTACGAATGGCGGTTTTGGGTATAAGTCACAGTTTGATGATATGGACATTAGTTTAATGGATAGTGCTTTATTAGCACATTGGGCTTGCAGCAATGTTAAGCCTAAGAAAAAACAACAAGTTAGGTATTAA
- a CDS encoding phage major capsid protein: MTLSRGSLFEPELVTDLINKVKGKSSLAILSQQEAIPFDGKTEFIFTMDSEIDIVAENGKKTHGGVSIAPVKMVPIKVEYGARVSDEFIYSSEEKKIDVIKSFNEGYAKKLARGIDLMAFHGINPRSGVASTVIGTNHFDSKVTQTVEFSQVDPDANIEAAVSMIQGEEGVVTGLAADPAFSAALAAMRTGGDTNIRLFPELAWGANPGSINGLKADINNTVSGGTSDVAIIGDFVNYFQWGFAKEIPLEVIKYGDPDNSGQDLKGYNQVYLRSETFLGWGILDETSFARIIKPAAGGN, from the coding sequence ATGACATTATCAAGAGGTAGTCTATTTGAACCGGAATTAGTAACAGATTTGATTAACAAAGTAAAGGGAAAAAGTTCTTTAGCCATTCTTTCGCAACAAGAGGCAATCCCATTTGATGGAAAAACAGAGTTTATTTTCACAATGGATTCTGAAATCGATATTGTGGCAGAAAATGGGAAGAAAACACACGGCGGCGTGTCAATCGCACCCGTTAAAATGGTGCCTATCAAGGTAGAGTATGGCGCACGTGTTTCTGACGAGTTTATTTATTCCTCAGAAGAAAAGAAAATCGATGTAATCAAATCATTTAACGAAGGTTATGCTAAGAAATTAGCGCGTGGTATTGATTTAATGGCGTTTCATGGGATTAATCCACGTAGCGGCGTAGCATCAACTGTAATCGGAACAAATCACTTTGACAGCAAGGTAACTCAGACAGTTGAATTTTCACAAGTTGATCCAGACGCAAACATTGAGGCTGCAGTATCTATGATTCAAGGAGAAGAAGGCGTAGTTACTGGTTTAGCTGCTGATCCTGCTTTTTCTGCTGCACTTGCTGCAATGCGCACTGGTGGCGATACGAATATCCGTTTATTCCCTGAGCTGGCTTGGGGTGCTAATCCGGGTTCTATCAATGGTCTAAAAGCAGATATTAACAACACCGTATCTGGCGGAACAAGCGATGTTGCGATTATCGGAGATTTTGTTAATTATTTCCAATGGGGATTTGCAAAAGAAATTCCGTTAGAAGTAATCAAGTACGGAGATCCAGACAACAGCGGGCAAGACTTGAAAGGGTACAACCAAGTTTATCTGCGCTCAGAAACATTCTTAGGATGGGGTATTTTAGACGAAACCTCATTTGCTCGTATCATTAAACCAGCTGCAGGAGGTAATTAA
- a CDS encoding transcriptional regulator, giving the protein MRKSTFNYIKDILADYPETDEHIRKREEELRYPYRESDINRDIKGTKASYDAQDNLMITIEQDKRLTGLERNKRAVADTLEEFDEDTEVIIRELYMRKCPKYTMQGLIVNGLVYCSRTTAFSKRDDFFIEIARKLNLNV; this is encoded by the coding sequence TTGAGAAAATCAACGTTTAATTATATCAAGGATATTCTAGCGGATTATCCGGAAACAGACGAACATATTCGAAAACGTGAAGAAGAACTACGTTATCCATATCGTGAGTCTGACATCAACAGAGACATCAAGGGAACTAAAGCCAGTTATGATGCTCAAGATAATTTGATGATTACGATTGAGCAGGATAAGAGGTTGACAGGGCTTGAGCGGAATAAGAGAGCCGTTGCTGATACCTTAGAAGAGTTTGACGAAGACACAGAAGTTATCATCAGAGAGCTGTATATGAGAAAATGTCCGAAGTATACTATGCAAGGGTTGATTGTGAACGGCCTAGTCTATTGCAGCAGAACTACAGCTTTTAGCAAACGAGATGATTTCTTTATCGAAATTGCAAGAAAATTAAACTTAAATGTTTAA
- a CDS encoding DUF3850 domain-containing protein — protein MSKVEEKIKKYKSELETCMKYINGAWACSEADVPATKKAAEYLKRFIAVLKEIRTEQEELQKKADAYDEITNVTADRDNLEEKIILRLKEFLEDEYDCHGAEDFEPVIKHYAGTFVAIFEWHNKQTNMTYTYAKKIIEKETGVTIPHNFAEVWEARGKIAALMNTVSFELDKRNDDRSYEQFVWDSLEQSKTVEVPAYVAEWADICTEHKALPADYFSSFISNTIHRTIVIPRKITDWFAESGEHQELFLLAMKHGYTVQQEREKIYLKIQPEYLEAVRAGIKQFEIRKNDRDYQVDDILILQEYTCGSFTDNSLEVKITYITDYAQQPGYVVLGIVPMEEK, from the coding sequence ATGAGTAAGGTAGAGGAAAAAATCAAGAAGTATAAATCTGAACTAGAAACATGCATGAAATATATAAATGGTGCTTGGGCCTGTTCAGAAGCGGATGTTCCAGCAACTAAAAAAGCAGCGGAATATTTGAAAAGATTTATCGCTGTACTTAAAGAAATCCGCACCGAGCAGGAAGAGCTGCAGAAGAAAGCTGATGCTTATGACGAGATAACGAACGTTACTGCAGATCGAGATAACCTTGAAGAAAAAATTATTTTGCGACTAAAAGAATTTCTTGAAGATGAATATGACTGCCACGGAGCCGAAGATTTTGAGCCGGTTATCAAACATTATGCTGGTACGTTTGTTGCGATATTTGAATGGCATAACAAACAGACAAACATGACATACACATACGCAAAGAAGATTATCGAAAAAGAAACTGGTGTAACCATCCCTCATAATTTCGCAGAAGTTTGGGAAGCAAGAGGGAAAATTGCAGCGTTGATGAATACTGTCAGCTTTGAACTTGATAAGCGAAACGATGACCGATCATATGAGCAATTCGTTTGGGATTCTTTAGAACAGAGCAAGACTGTTGAGGTTCCTGCTTATGTGGCTGAATGGGCTGATATTTGCACAGAACACAAAGCACTACCAGCAGATTATTTCTCATCGTTCATCTCAAATACTATTCATAGAACCATTGTGATTCCTAGAAAAATAACAGATTGGTTTGCTGAATCAGGAGAACATCAAGAATTATTCCTGTTAGCGATGAAGCACGGCTACACAGTTCAGCAGGAGCGAGAAAAGATATATCTGAAAATACAGCCTGAATACCTTGAAGCAGTAAGAGCAGGTATTAAGCAGTTTGAAATCAGAAAAAACGATCGTGATTATCAAGTAGACGATATTCTCATTCTTCAAGAGTACACTTGCGGATCGTTTACGGATAACAGTTTAGAAGTAAAAATCACATACATTACCGATTACGCCCAGCAACCTGGTTATGTTGTTTTGGGAATTGTACCAATGGAAGAAAAATAA
- a CDS encoding HNH endonuclease produces MTIKAQKEISFINECSCIVDETDLAKAILWYQDYPMLSKKKIYMHGCYPAVSIGKTKIHVHRLLMQYWLGIKLPFHASIHHVNENKLDARKENLAVVINSAHNSNHNRGRILSDNHKKKISKANKNRKGIKMKKRHLIPNYQLQDLLNHGLSINTIAKLYQCDWSTIKSRIHENPELLEAEK; encoded by the coding sequence ATGACGATAAAGGCACAAAAAGAAATTAGTTTCATCAATGAATGCAGTTGTATCGTTGACGAAACAGATTTAGCCAAAGCTATTTTATGGTATCAGGATTATCCGATGCTTTCAAAAAAGAAAATATATATGCACGGATGTTATCCAGCAGTAAGCATAGGAAAAACTAAGATACATGTCCATAGATTGTTGATGCAGTATTGGTTAGGCATTAAATTACCTTTTCACGCTAGCATTCATCATGTTAATGAAAACAAACTTGATGCACGCAAAGAAAACTTAGCTGTTGTTATAAATTCAGCTCACAATAGCAACCACAATAGAGGGCGTATTTTAAGCGATAATCATAAAAAGAAGATAAGCAAGGCGAATAAAAATAGAAAAGGGATAAAAATGAAAAAAAGACATTTGATTCCGAATTATCAATTACAGGATTTATTGAATCATGGATTATCGATAAACACCATCGCTAAGTTGTATCAATGTGATTGGTCGACAATCAAATCTAGAATACACGAAAATCCAGAATTATTGGAGGCTGAGAAATGA
- a CDS encoding phage tail protein: protein MSKTENVSTAKPKITGPIFSAPLGTTLPADATTDLDNAFKGLGYISEDGLTNTNTPSSDNIKAWGGDTVAVVQSEKEDTFTYKLIESTNVEVLKEVYGIENVSGSLEAGIVVKANAAQLDEHAIVIDMILKGGVLKRIVIPHGQVSEIGEISYVDEEAVGYEITLTALPDDQGNSHYEYIQKPTATP from the coding sequence ATGTCAAAAACAGAAAATGTTTCAACAGCAAAACCAAAGATAACAGGTCCAATTTTCTCTGCTCCCTTAGGTACCACATTGCCAGCTGATGCAACAACTGATTTAGATAATGCCTTTAAAGGATTAGGCTATATTTCAGAAGATGGCTTAACTAATACAAATACCCCATCTTCTGACAATATCAAAGCATGGGGTGGCGATACGGTTGCGGTTGTTCAATCTGAAAAAGAAGATACCTTTACCTACAAATTAATCGAATCAACAAATGTTGAAGTTTTAAAAGAAGTCTATGGTATTGAAAATGTTTCTGGATCATTAGAGGCCGGTATTGTTGTAAAAGCTAATGCTGCTCAATTAGATGAACATGCGATTGTCATTGACATGATTTTAAAAGGTGGCGTTTTGAAACGAATTGTCATTCCTCATGGTCAAGTGTCAGAGATTGGCGAAATTTCTTATGTAGATGAGGAAGCAGTTGGTTATGAAATCACTTTGACAGCATTGCCGGACGATCAAGGTAACTCTCACTACGAATACATTCAAAAACCTACAGCTACCCCCTAA
- a CDS encoding YopX family protein, giving the protein MRQIKFRCFHNDYGMFEDPDLINLNDGSIKYDSDWYDSKEIKLMQYTGLKDTNGVEIYEKDYVRFGGIIALVVWSDKYCQFRLDDGTATTSLNIHHKNDYEVIGNIWEDGDLLNDDKGTKRN; this is encoded by the coding sequence ATGAGACAAATTAAGTTTCGATGTTTTCATAATGATTATGGAATGTTTGAAGATCCAGATTTAATAAATTTAAATGATGGCTCAATCAAATATGATAGTGATTGGTATGATTCTAAAGAAATTAAGCTCATGCAATACACAGGCTTAAAAGACACGAATGGTGTGGAGATTTATGAAAAAGATTACGTTCGCTTTGGTGGGATTATAGCCCTTGTTGTGTGGAGTGATAAGTATTGTCAATTCAGACTTGATGATGGGACAGCAACTACATCTCTAAATATTCATCACAAAAATGATTATGAAGTCATCGGCAACATATGGGAGGACGGTGATCTGTTAAATGACGATAAAGGCACAAAAAGAAATTAG
- a CDS encoding HNH endonuclease signature motif containing protein, with protein sequence MTARADRQGPHRVAFEKNKKRLLKTENTCGICGRPIDKRLKSPEPMSAVVDHIVPVSKGGHPSDIANLQLAHWTCNRQKSDKLFNNKQLEQQGTKVLGNRNLPQSIDWSSYSS encoded by the coding sequence ATGACAGCAAGAGCAGACAGACAAGGACCGCACAGAGTAGCCTTTGAGAAGAATAAGAAGAGACTACTAAAGACAGAGAATACCTGTGGCATATGCGGCAGGCCGATAGACAAGAGACTAAAGTCTCCTGAACCTATGTCAGCTGTGGTCGATCATATAGTACCTGTATCAAAAGGTGGGCATCCATCTGACATTGCCAACCTGCAGTTAGCTCACTGGACTTGCAACAGACAGAAGTCTGACAAGCTATTCAACAACAAGCAACTAGAACAACAAGGAACAAAAGTATTAGGTAATAGGAACTTACCACAATCAATCGATTGGTCATCTTATTCATCGTAG
- a CDS encoding capsid assembly scaffolding protein Gp46 family protein has product MSEFKAIETQEELDRIIQDRLTRQKESLEKQFSDYEEIKTRNTELEKQVGTLQTTIEESKTSNADYDKQISDLNAKVAGYETASLRTKIALQNGLPFDLADRLVGDNEETLKADAERLAAFVKPKNAVPPLKNTEKPLGDEKDNAYKSLISNLNTEGE; this is encoded by the coding sequence ATGTCAGAATTTAAAGCAATTGAAACGCAAGAGGAACTGGACCGAATTATCCAGGATAGATTGACTCGTCAAAAGGAATCACTAGAAAAACAATTTTCCGATTACGAGGAAATCAAAACACGCAACACGGAATTAGAAAAACAAGTTGGTACGTTGCAAACGACTATTGAAGAATCGAAAACAAGCAATGCCGATTACGACAAACAAATAAGTGATTTGAATGCTAAGGTTGCTGGCTATGAAACAGCAAGTTTACGCACAAAAATCGCTTTGCAGAACGGTTTGCCGTTTGATTTAGCAGACAGACTTGTTGGAGATAACGAAGAAACTTTAAAAGCGGATGCTGAGCGACTGGCCGCATTTGTTAAGCCTAAAAACGCAGTACCACCATTGAAAAACACCGAGAAACCTTTAGGCGATGAGAAAGACAACGCCTATAAATCATTAATAAGTAATTTAAACACAGAAGGAGAGTAA
- a CDS encoding phage Gp19/Gp15/Gp42 family protein, producing MSDFATLDDVQKLWRPLKANETERAGALLSVISDSLREEAFKVGRDLDEMVKERPSFANVVRSVTVDVVARTLMTSTDQEPMTQFAEGALGYSVSGSYLVPGGGLFIKTSELNRLGLRRQRYGVINFYGKD from the coding sequence ATGAGTGATTTTGCTACATTAGATGATGTGCAAAAACTATGGCGACCACTTAAAGCTAATGAAACGGAAAGGGCAGGGGCGTTGCTTTCTGTCATTTCCGACTCGTTACGCGAGGAAGCTTTCAAAGTCGGCAGAGATTTAGACGAGATGGTAAAGGAACGTCCTTCATTTGCTAATGTCGTGCGATCTGTGACCGTTGATGTGGTTGCTCGCACACTTATGACCTCAACCGATCAAGAGCCTATGACACAGTTCGCAGAGGGTGCACTAGGCTATAGTGTTTCAGGTTCTTATCTAGTTCCCGGTGGTGGCTTGTTTATAAAGACTTCTGAACTTAATCGTTTAGGGCTACGCCGTCAACGATATGGAGTGATCAATTTTTATGGGAAAGATTAA
- a CDS encoding site-specific DNA-methyltransferase, whose amino-acid sequence MPAGMKDIFTPFVNNMIELNKIYNEDCLIGMQRIPDKSVDMILTDLPYGTTRNKWDSVIPLEPLWKQYERIIKDDGAIVLTAQAPFDKVLGVSNLKLLRYEWIWKKTAGTGFLNAKKMPLKDNENILVFGKQDHDHLLVFYKKLPTYNPQMRSGFKPYETKKGNHGSNYNQADKETISVSNGERFPVSVLEFPKDTQKSALHPTQKPVSLFEYLIKTYTNENDTVLDSCSGSGTTAVACLNTNRNFICFEKEKEYHDLSVDRVENHVSQITLL is encoded by the coding sequence TTGCCGGCCGGCATGAAAGATATCTTTACTCCTTTTGTGAATAATATGATCGAACTAAACAAGATATACAACGAGGACTGTTTAATAGGTATGCAACGTATACCTGATAAGTCGGTGGACATGATTCTTACAGATTTACCGTATGGAACAACAAGAAATAAATGGGATTCAGTGATTCCTTTAGAGCCGCTATGGAAACAATATGAAAGAATTATCAAGGATGACGGAGCTATAGTTTTAACTGCTCAAGCTCCTTTTGATAAGGTTTTAGGTGTAAGTAATCTGAAACTATTGAGATACGAGTGGATTTGGAAGAAAACAGCTGGTACAGGATTTCTAAATGCTAAAAAGATGCCATTAAAAGACAACGAAAATATTTTAGTATTTGGAAAACAGGATCATGACCACCTGCTTGTGTTCTACAAGAAGCTGCCGACATACAATCCGCAGATGCGTAGCGGATTTAAACCTTATGAAACAAAAAAAGGAAATCACGGCTCTAACTATAATCAAGCTGATAAAGAAACAATATCAGTATCGAATGGCGAAAGGTTTCCAGTTTCTGTTTTAGAGTTTCCTAAAGATACTCAAAAATCAGCGTTACACCCAACACAAAAACCAGTAAGCCTGTTTGAATATCTGATAAAGACATACACGAATGAAAACGACACTGTTTTAGATAGCTGCTCTGGATCAGGAACAACTGCAGTCGCATGTCTCAACACAAATAGAAATTTCATATGTTTTGAAAAAGAGAAAGAATACCATGATTTATCTGTTGATCGGGTAGAGAACCATGTAAGTCAAATAACTTTGCTATAA
- a CDS encoding phage portal protein, with product MEEKGIGYLRTKLSLRKKRVDMRYEQYAMKYTDPLMGVTIPEEIRIRYRSILGWCAKGVDSLADRLVFREFTNDDFMVNEIFQDNNPDVFFDSVVLSALIASCSFVYISQGEDDNVRLQVIEASNATGIIDPITGLLTEGYAVLDRDDKGAPISEAHFLPGKTTYYIDNKESTTIESNVPHPLLVPIIHRPDAVRPFGRSRITRAGMYYQRYAKRTLERADITAEFYSFPQKWVVGLSSESEPLDSWRATVTSMLQFTQDENGESPKLGQFTTSSMTPFTEQLKTAAAGFAGETGLTLDDLGFVSDNPSSVEAIKASHENLRLAGRKAQRSLGSGLLNVAYLAACLRDDYSFTRSQFMNTKPKWEPLFEADANTLGLVGDGAVKLNQAVPGYVNGETIRDLTGLKGADG from the coding sequence GTGGAAGAAAAAGGTATTGGATATCTAAGAACAAAGCTGAGTTTACGCAAAAAAAGAGTAGATATGCGTTATGAGCAATACGCTATGAAATACACTGATCCATTAATGGGCGTTACCATACCCGAAGAAATAAGAATACGCTATCGATCGATTTTAGGCTGGTGTGCTAAAGGCGTAGACAGCTTAGCCGATCGTTTGGTATTTCGTGAATTTACGAATGACGATTTTATGGTAAATGAAATTTTCCAAGATAATAACCCGGATGTGTTTTTTGACAGTGTTGTTCTATCTGCGCTAATCGCTTCTTGTAGTTTCGTCTATATCTCACAAGGAGAAGATGACAACGTAAGGTTGCAAGTCATAGAAGCAAGCAATGCTACTGGAATAATTGATCCTATTACGGGGCTGTTAACAGAGGGTTATGCTGTATTGGATAGAGATGACAAAGGAGCGCCAATTTCGGAAGCACATTTTTTACCCGGAAAGACAACTTATTACATTGACAACAAAGAGTCAACAACAATCGAAAGCAACGTTCCGCATCCGCTGTTAGTGCCTATCATTCATCGCCCGGATGCAGTTAGACCTTTTGGACGTTCACGCATCACACGTGCCGGGATGTACTATCAACGCTATGCTAAGCGAACGTTAGAGCGCGCAGATATCACAGCGGAGTTTTATTCGTTTCCACAAAAATGGGTAGTTGGGTTGAGTAGTGAGTCTGAGCCATTGGATAGTTGGAGAGCTACAGTCACAAGCATGCTGCAGTTTACCCAAGACGAGAACGGAGAATCTCCGAAGTTAGGACAGTTCACAACGTCAAGTATGACACCATTTACCGAGCAATTAAAGACTGCTGCTGCTGGCTTCGCAGGAGAAACAGGGCTAACGTTAGATGACTTGGGGTTTGTGTCTGACAATCCGTCCAGCGTTGAAGCAATCAAGGCAAGTCATGAGAATTTGCGACTTGCCGGACGGAAAGCACAACGTAGTCTAGGGTCCGGTTTATTGAATGTCGCTTATCTAGCAGCTTGCTTAAGAGATGATTACTCATTTACAAGAAGCCAATTTATGAATACAAAGCCGAAGTGGGAGCCTCTTTTTGAAGCAGACGCGAATACATTAGGTCTGGTTGGAGATGGAGCAGTCAAGCTTAATCAAGCTGTTCCGGGGTACGTAAATGGCGAGACAATTAGAGACCTAACGGGGTTGAAAGGAGCTGATGGTTAA